A part of Azospirillum thermophilum genomic DNA contains:
- a CDS encoding sugar phosphate isomerase/epimerase family protein, translating to MKLSLCTITFRHHLVSLEDLAVWAAGNGFQGIELWGAHARNMAGSANRDGAWLAGFGLSVPMVSDYLPLDGEPDALVRKTLDLCRLARLWGAGKIRTFAGSAGSAQTPPDRQGFIAERLRTLCGLAADHGLSLLVETHPGTLADSLKATRALIAAVDHPALKVNFDVLHVWEGGDDPVAAHRVLRPHIGHYHLKNIRARADLTVFEPANVYAAAGRRDGMVPLFDGAVDYRRFLAELAGDPAAEGSLEWFGDDCYAVLRRDRDGVAEATAPAAGIDRPLRAGARR from the coding sequence ATGAAGCTCTCGCTCTGCACCATCACCTTCCGCCACCATCTGGTGTCGCTGGAGGATCTGGCCGTGTGGGCTGCCGGCAACGGCTTCCAGGGGATCGAGCTGTGGGGGGCGCATGCCCGCAACATGGCCGGCAGTGCCAACCGCGACGGCGCATGGCTGGCGGGGTTCGGCCTGTCGGTGCCGATGGTCAGCGACTATCTGCCGCTCGACGGCGAGCCCGACGCGCTGGTGCGCAAGACGCTGGATCTGTGCCGTCTGGCCCGGCTCTGGGGCGCCGGCAAGATCCGCACCTTCGCCGGCAGTGCCGGCAGCGCGCAGACGCCGCCGGACCGGCAGGGCTTCATCGCGGAGCGGCTGCGGACCCTGTGCGGACTGGCGGCCGACCACGGCCTGTCGCTGCTGGTGGAGACCCACCCCGGCACGCTGGCCGACAGCCTGAAGGCGACCCGCGCGCTGATCGCCGCAGTCGATCATCCCGCGCTGAAGGTCAATTTCGACGTGCTGCACGTCTGGGAGGGCGGCGACGACCCGGTGGCGGCCCATCGGGTGCTGCGGCCGCACATCGGCCATTACCACCTGAAGAACATCCGCGCCCGCGCCGACCTGACGGTGTTCGAACCGGCCAACGTCTATGCGGCGGCAGGGCGGCGCGACGGGATGGTGCCGCTGTTCGACGGGGCGGTGGACTATCGCCGTTTCCTGGCCGAGCTGGCCGGCGATCCCGCGGCGGAGGGCTCGCTGGAGTGGTTCGGCGACGACTGCTACGCGGTTCTGCGGCGCGATCGCGACGGCGTGGCGGAGGCGACGGCGCCCGCCGCCGGGATCGACCGGCCCCTCCGCGCCGGTGCCCGCCGCTGA